One Novipirellula galeiformis genomic region harbors:
- a CDS encoding tyrosine-type recombinase/integrase: MVNYDNLPAASPYFDGKLYQNMNEDLQLAGMSKRTVHGYLRAVRQLADYCEKRPNRITEAELRRYFLYLKNEKQFAYGSIRVAFSGIKFFYSRTCKRNWQTLATMKLQRSKTMPEVLTIEQVHRIIDACRVERIAAFFWTTYSMGLRLEEARNLQVGDIDSQRMSLFCTVAGRPERVDSMRSHRTHRRYHLRRRARELLTSAS; encoded by the coding sequence ATGGTCAACTACGACAACCTCCCTGCCGCTTCTCCCTACTTCGACGGCAAGCTCTATCAGAACATGAACGAAGACCTGCAGCTTGCCGGTATGAGCAAACGCACCGTGCACGGCTATCTGCGAGCCGTGCGACAACTGGCCGACTACTGCGAAAAACGCCCCAACCGAATCACCGAAGCCGAACTGCGGCGATACTTCCTGTACCTCAAGAACGAAAAACAATTCGCGTACGGTTCCATTCGTGTAGCCTTCTCAGGTATCAAGTTCTTCTACTCGCGAACCTGCAAGCGGAACTGGCAGACGCTCGCCACGATGAAGCTGCAGCGGTCCAAAACGATGCCGGAGGTGCTTACCATCGAACAGGTGCACCGCATCATCGACGCCTGCCGAGTCGAGCGGATTGCAGCCTTCTTTTGGACGACCTACTCGATGGGCTTGCGGCTCGAGGAAGCTCGCAACCTGCAAGTCGGTGACATTGATTCCCAGCGGATGAGCCTGTTTTGCACGGTTGCGGGTCGACCCGAGCGTGTCGATTCGATGCGTAGTCATCGGACGCACCGCCGCTACCATCTCCGGCGGCGGGCGCGTGAGCTGTTGACGAGTGCTTCGTAG